One Hugenholtzia roseola DSM 9546 genomic window carries:
- a CDS encoding avidin/streptavidin family protein: protein MQYTSLVGTWQNEFGSLMTITYQNPDSGYIIGTYSSHTGATGVYYVIGITDIAPDPNVNSQTVAFSVSWRNTVGPTESGANWVSAFAGQVQVQADGSLAIATTYLLQENTNPADNWSSTIVAPSTFRKISDEVSLEASWSRNKKYADVKDLAQMQKIAFGLQMGSLSDNGATPWYAQIGLGTPAQDLKFMLDTGTDNTWITSTACTTAACLAHNRYNPQASSTFKVIDPNPTQKSFGPWGTMTVIIGEDIFTLEQIDTYLGRNIVTTNEQMNFEVTTFYNGYQFQQLACDGGIAIPSPYWKSDGRTEALMIQLYKDAKISYLCASFYTNKAEQLGECLFGGIDIDKFNINTLQWLSLKQVQTVGLEYLWDIQLTNFLVNGFPVQAGITDFVLDTGSSYFKGPQDLIQILINAVTYNGELPTYVTSESALSQYPTIGLQIGSQTYYLQPQDYFLQLSPQYWELGIQVLDGMPEGMLLVGSVFLDTVYSIFDFQNPSIGLARLLS, encoded by the coding sequence ATGCAATACACAAGTCTTGTTGGAACATGGCAAAATGAATTTGGGTCTTTAATGACCATCACCTATCAAAACCCTGATAGTGGTTACATTATAGGGACTTATAGTTCGCATACGGGGGCTACAGGTGTCTATTATGTTATAGGCATCACTGACATTGCACCAGACCCAAATGTAAATAGTCAAACAGTAGCTTTTTCTGTTTCTTGGCGAAATACCGTCGGTCCTACAGAATCAGGAGCAAATTGGGTTTCTGCATTTGCAGGGCAAGTACAGGTACAAGCAGATGGTTCTTTGGCTATCGCTACAACTTATCTGTTGCAAGAGAACACAAACCCTGCCGATAATTGGAGTTCCACTATTGTCGCCCCATCTACTTTTCGTAAAATTTCTGACGAAGTTTCATTGGAAGCAAGTTGGTCTCGTAATAAAAAATATGCTGATGTAAAAGACCTCGCGCAGATGCAAAAAATTGCATTTGGACTGCAAATGGGAAGTCTATCGGACAATGGGGCAACGCCTTGGTATGCACAAATTGGCTTGGGGACTCCTGCCCAAGACCTCAAATTTATGTTGGATACAGGAACAGACAATACTTGGATAACCTCGACAGCTTGCACCACAGCCGCTTGTTTAGCACATAACCGATACAATCCTCAAGCCTCCTCTACATTTAAAGTCATAGACCCAAACCCTACTCAAAAGAGTTTCGGACCTTGGGGCACAATGACCGTAATCATAGGGGAAGACATATTCACGCTAGAGCAAATTGACACCTATTTGGGCAGAAATATTGTTACCACAAACGAGCAAATGAACTTTGAAGTAACAACTTTTTATAATGGTTATCAATTTCAACAATTAGCCTGTGACGGAGGTATAGCAATTCCATCACCTTATTGGAAAAGTGATGGACGAACAGAAGCCCTTATGATTCAATTGTATAAAGATGCCAAAATTAGCTATCTATGCGCCAGTTTTTATACAAACAAAGCAGAGCAATTAGGTGAATGTCTGTTTGGCGGAATAGATATTGACAAGTTTAATATCAACACTTTACAGTGGCTTTCCCTTAAGCAAGTACAAACGGTGGGCTTGGAGTATTTATGGGATATTCAACTAACAAATTTTTTAGTTAATGGCTTCCCTGTACAAGCAGGTATTACGGATTTTGTATTAGACACAGGCTCTTCTTACTTTAAAGGACCACAAGACCTAATACAAATATTGATAAACGCTGTTACCTATAATGGAGAGTTGCCTACATACGTAACCTCTGAAAGTGCATTAAGTCAGTACCCCACTATCGGTTTACAAATAGGGAGCCAGACCTATTATTTGCAGCCACAAGATTATTTCCTACAATTGAGTCCTCAATATTGGGAACTTGGTATTCAAGTTTTAGATGGTATGCCCGAAGGCATGCTATTAGTAGGCTCCGTATTTTTGGATACTGTATACTCAATCTTCGATTTTCAAAATCCCTCTATTGGATTAGCGCGTCTTTTATCTTAA
- the nspC gene encoding carboxynorspermidine decarboxylase produces the protein MPVSVPTPTAPNPQPIDISLVPSPCFVLEERLLRRNLEILDRVQKATGAHIICALKGFSMFSTFPLVSQYLKGCTASSLYEARLAYEEFAHQDAQGNLHKGDIHAYAPAYYEDEIEEMMQYCNHLTFNSLSQWERFKPHLEKYEKKHGKHVSAGLRINPQYSEVEVDLYNPCLPGTRFGITADKLETLPEGIEGLHFHTLCEQGSETLARTLEEVEKKFGHLLHQVKWLNMGGGHHITREGYDIELLIELLNRIQKTYKVQVILEPGEAVGWQTGYLVASVQDILDSEGIKVAILDISFTAHLPDCLEMPYKPKVWNASEPTPNSKYVYRFGGSTCLSGDYIGMNDFAFESPLKYGDKIVFDDMIHYTMVKTTTFNGVRHPSIALWTEENQLKLVRHIGYEMFKYKLS, from the coding sequence ATGCCCGTATCAGTGCCTACCCCAACTGCCCCAAATCCACAGCCGATAGATATTTCACTTGTTCCCTCGCCTTGTTTTGTGTTAGAAGAGCGTCTTTTGCGTCGGAATTTAGAAATTTTAGACCGCGTACAGAAAGCGACAGGGGCGCATATCATTTGCGCCTTAAAGGGCTTTTCTATGTTTAGCACCTTTCCGCTTGTGAGCCAATATCTGAAAGGCTGTACTGCCAGCTCGCTCTACGAAGCGCGTTTGGCGTATGAAGAATTTGCGCACCAAGACGCACAAGGCAACCTCCACAAAGGCGACATCCATGCCTATGCCCCTGCCTATTACGAAGATGAAATAGAGGAAATGATGCAATATTGCAACCATCTTACTTTCAATTCCCTTTCGCAATGGGAACGCTTCAAACCGCATTTAGAAAAGTACGAAAAAAAGCACGGCAAGCACGTTTCAGCAGGTTTGCGCATCAATCCGCAATATTCAGAAGTAGAAGTAGATTTGTATAATCCCTGCCTGCCTGGTACGCGATTTGGCATCACCGCCGATAAGCTCGAAACCCTGCCCGAAGGCATCGAGGGACTGCATTTTCATACCCTTTGCGAACAGGGGTCGGAAACCTTAGCCCGAACCTTAGAGGAGGTAGAAAAAAAATTCGGACACCTTTTGCATCAGGTAAAATGGCTCAACATGGGCGGCGGACACCATATCACACGCGAAGGCTATGATATAGAACTGCTTATCGAACTGCTCAACCGTATCCAAAAGACCTACAAGGTGCAGGTAATCTTAGAACCCGGCGAAGCCGTCGGCTGGCAGACAGGCTATTTGGTAGCTTCGGTACAAGACATTCTCGATAGCGAAGGCATCAAGGTCGCCATCTTGGATATTTCCTTTACCGCCCATTTGCCCGACTGTTTGGAAATGCCCTATAAGCCCAAAGTTTGGAACGCAAGTGAGCCTACCCCTAATTCGAAATACGTCTATCGTTTTGGCGGCTCTACCTGTCTTTCAGGCGACTATATCGGCATGAACGACTTTGCTTTTGAAAGTCCTTTAAAATATGGCGATAAAATTGTTTTCGACGATATGATTCACTACACTATGGTCAAGACGACCACTTTTAATGGTGTGCGTCATCCTTCTATCGCGCTTTGGACGGAAGAAAACCAACTCAAATTGGTGCGCCATATTGGGTACGAAATGTTTAAATATAAACTTTCTTAG
- a CDS encoding 7TM diverse intracellular signaling domain-containing protein, with the protein MSDWIYWLQKSLYFGLLLFIGLCVTPLSAQQNTFPPPIKAWEVESTAAIGLQTLIYEDPTAQKTVEEVLQNPDFFKQNEVENPNFGYTDSNIWFKFSVQNENIAPIERWLEVSYALLDSITLYEIVENKVVSELALGDGIKFSLRPIDHPNVVYPLQLPAKSQKYYLMRVRSQGTLAIPLQLWAIEPFFSTYGKFQIGFGIYYGTMLVMLLYNLFIFFSLKDRTYLLYVANITVIALFQLSFNGIGFQYLWSETPAWQDLSIAIFVACMSIFSLSFSVNFLNTRLYAPTLHKIILALIAIAFVELALTFFVPYKYSVRFVTIFGFLGSLILIITGFRTYLKGYKASRFFLLAWIVYLIGVLLTALRAFGILPTNFVTLYSVQIGSALEVVLLSLGLADRINMLRKELADKAIEEERLKREHEELQRRQIVAQKQELERLVAERTADLAQKTQELEVQNQNITDSIQYAKRIQQAILPTSEQLSRALGDGFIYFRPRDLVSGDFYWFSQKEDKMFLAVADCTGHGVPGALMSMIGNTLLNQIVNEKGVSKPAKILELLHKEVQYLLKQDNHDNNPFQARDGMDIALCAYTPETHCLEFAGANRPIWLVQQGTWQEVRGDKRSIGGWQKEKHRTFTNHIIDLKEGETTFYLSSDGYYDQFGGAQNRKFMRAKFRSLLMDLQGQDFKAQKQKLEEVMQAWKGNNPQIDDILVVGFKIQSLASTK; encoded by the coding sequence ATGTCTGATTGGATTTATTGGCTACAAAAATCCCTTTATTTTGGGCTGCTGCTTTTTATAGGACTTTGTGTAACGCCACTTTCGGCGCAGCAAAACACCTTTCCTCCCCCTATCAAGGCTTGGGAAGTGGAAAGTACGGCTGCCATTGGCTTGCAAACGCTCATTTATGAAGACCCTACCGCTCAAAAAACAGTGGAAGAGGTCTTGCAAAATCCTGATTTTTTCAAGCAAAATGAAGTAGAAAATCCTAATTTTGGCTATACAGATAGCAATATTTGGTTTAAATTTTCGGTACAAAACGAAAATATTGCCCCCATAGAGCGTTGGTTAGAAGTTAGTTACGCCCTTTTAGATAGCATTACTTTATATGAAATTGTAGAAAACAAAGTAGTTTCCGAATTAGCATTGGGCGATGGCATTAAATTTTCCCTTCGCCCCATCGACCACCCCAACGTCGTTTATCCGCTTCAACTGCCTGCCAAAAGCCAAAAATACTACCTGATGCGCGTCCGCTCACAGGGTACATTGGCAATTCCGCTACAACTTTGGGCAATAGAACCATTTTTTTCTACCTATGGCAAGTTTCAGATAGGTTTTGGTATTTACTACGGCACTATGTTGGTGATGCTATTGTATAATCTCTTTATCTTTTTTTCTCTAAAAGATAGGACGTATTTACTTTATGTTGCCAATATTACAGTGATAGCCTTGTTTCAGCTCTCCTTTAATGGTATCGGTTTCCAATACCTTTGGAGTGAAACTCCTGCTTGGCAGGATTTGAGTATCGCAATTTTTGTGGCTTGTATGTCTATTTTTTCGTTGAGTTTTTCTGTTAATTTTTTAAATACACGCCTTTACGCACCTACTCTGCACAAAATTATCTTGGCACTTATCGCGATTGCTTTTGTAGAATTAGCCCTTACTTTCTTTGTACCGTACAAATATTCTGTTCGGTTTGTAACCATTTTTGGATTTTTAGGCTCTCTTATTCTAATTATTACAGGGTTTCGCACTTATCTAAAAGGCTACAAAGCCTCGCGCTTTTTCCTTTTGGCATGGATAGTCTATTTGATAGGCGTTTTACTAACTGCCTTGCGTGCCTTTGGCATCTTGCCTACAAATTTTGTAACCCTCTACTCGGTGCAAATAGGCTCTGCCTTAGAAGTAGTATTGCTATCTTTGGGTTTAGCCGATAGAATCAACATGCTGCGCAAGGAATTGGCAGACAAAGCCATCGAAGAAGAACGCCTTAAACGCGAGCATGAGGAATTACAACGCCGCCAAATTGTAGCACAAAAACAAGAATTAGAGCGTTTGGTAGCCGAAAGAACGGCAGATTTGGCACAAAAAACACAAGAATTAGAAGTTCAAAATCAGAATATTACCGACAGTATTCAGTACGCCAAACGGATTCAACAAGCCATTTTGCCCACTTCCGAACAACTTAGTCGCGCCTTAGGAGATGGTTTTATCTATTTCCGCCCACGCGATTTGGTCAGTGGCGATTTCTACTGGTTTTCGCAAAAAGAAGATAAAATGTTTTTGGCGGTCGCCGATTGCACTGGACATGGCGTGCCGGGTGCTTTGATGTCTATGATAGGAAATACACTTTTGAATCAAATTGTGAATGAAAAAGGTGTTTCAAAACCTGCTAAAATTCTGGAATTGCTACACAAAGAAGTGCAGTATTTATTAAAACAAGATAATCACGACAACAATCCCTTTCAAGCACGTGATGGCATGGACATTGCCCTTTGTGCCTACACACCCGAAACGCACTGCCTTGAATTTGCAGGAGCAAACCGCCCCATTTGGCTCGTGCAGCAGGGGACATGGCAGGAAGTAAGAGGCGACAAACGCTCAATAGGAGGGTGGCAAAAGGAAAAACACAGAACTTTCACCAATCATATCATTGATTTGAAAGAAGGCGAAACTACTTTTTACCTTTCCTCAGATGGTTATTACGACCAATTTGGGGGAGCGCAAAACCGAAAATTTATGCGTGCCAAATTTCGCAGCCTATTAATGGATTTGCAGGGGCAAGATTTTAAGGCGCAAAAGCAAAAATTAGAAGAAGTGATGCAGGCTTGGAAAGGCAATAATCCGCAGATAGATGATATTTTAGTTGTAGGCTTTAAAATTCAAAGCCTTGCTTCCACAAAATAA
- a CDS encoding carbon-nitrogen hydrolase: MKKSPLLKVGLVQQSCTQDKNANIEKSIAAIRDCAAQGAVLVVLQELHNNIYFCQSENVDYFDLAEPIEGETTQRIAAVAKECGVVVVSSIFEKRAAGLYHNTAVVLEKDGSYAGVYRKMHIPDDPAYYEKFYFTPGDLGFRPIETSIGKLGVLVCWDQWYPEGARLMAMAGADLLIYPTAIGWDMRDSEAERKRQQQAWVISQRGHAVANGLPVIAVNRVGFEKDLSGVTEGITFWGHSFVAGAQGEFLGLAAEEKEQNLIVEIDMKRSEDVRRIWPFFRDRRIEAYGDITKRFLV, encoded by the coding sequence ATGAAAAAATCTCCCTTGCTCAAAGTAGGTTTGGTACAACAAAGTTGTACGCAGGATAAAAATGCGAACATAGAAAAAAGTATCGCTGCCATTCGCGACTGTGCGGCACAGGGTGCTGTGTTGGTAGTTTTACAGGAATTGCACAATAATATTTACTTTTGTCAGTCTGAAAATGTAGATTATTTTGACTTAGCCGAACCTATCGAGGGTGAAACCACGCAGCGCATTGCCGCCGTTGCCAAAGAATGTGGCGTGGTAGTGGTGAGTTCTATTTTCGAAAAACGCGCCGCAGGTTTGTATCACAATACGGCTGTGGTCTTGGAAAAAGACGGCTCTTATGCAGGTGTGTATCGCAAGATGCACATTCCCGACGACCCCGCCTATTACGAAAAGTTCTATTTCACGCCCGGCGATTTGGGCTTTCGTCCCATCGAAACCTCGATAGGGAAGTTGGGCGTTTTGGTCTGTTGGGACCAGTGGTATCCCGAAGGAGCGCGTCTGATGGCAATGGCAGGGGCAGATTTGCTTATCTATCCTACCGCCATCGGTTGGGACATGCGCGATAGTGAAGCCGAGCGCAAGCGGCAGCAGCAGGCTTGGGTCATTTCGCAGCGCGGACATGCGGTAGCGAACGGACTGCCTGTCATTGCAGTAAATCGCGTAGGCTTTGAAAAAGACCTTTCGGGCGTAACAGAGGGCATTACCTTTTGGGGGCATAGCTTTGTAGCAGGAGCGCAGGGCGAATTTTTAGGCTTGGCAGCAGAGGAAAAGGAGCAAAATCTAATCGTAGAAATTGATATGAAGCGAAGCGAAGATGTGCGCCGCATCTGGCCTTTTTTCCGCGATAGGCGCATCGAGGCGTATGGCGACATAACGAAGCGTTTTTTGGTCTAA
- the cdaA gene encoding diadenylate cyclase CdaA yields the protein MQLLFSIGFLEIHWVDIIDILLVSALLYNFYNLVKNTLALRVFIGFLSIYFLYLVIQATEMELMTAILGQFMGVGVIAAVILFQQELRRFLMMIGKTTSLNQDFFQFLFKKNKNPQNWNIEPILKALKTLSGLNMGALMVLSANEDLKNYINTGDILDAELSERLLVSVFFKNSPLHDGAAILTEGKIKAARCILPVSENEKIPANLGLRHRAAIGISEVTNALVLVVSEEAGQMSAVHRGQIKHNLALPQLREELNEYFAHADDEVETVK from the coding sequence TTGCAACTGCTCTTTTCTATCGGTTTTCTTGAAATTCATTGGGTAGATATCATCGATATTTTGCTCGTGAGTGCGCTTTTGTATAATTTCTATAATTTGGTCAAAAATACGCTTGCTTTGCGCGTATTTATCGGCTTTCTTTCTATTTATTTTTTGTACTTAGTCATTCAAGCTACCGAAATGGAGCTAATGACTGCCATTTTGGGGCAATTTATGGGCGTAGGCGTGATTGCAGCCGTTATTTTATTCCAACAAGAATTGCGACGCTTTTTGATGATGATAGGCAAAACCACAAGCCTCAATCAGGATTTTTTTCAGTTTCTGTTCAAAAAAAATAAAAACCCGCAAAATTGGAACATCGAGCCTATCTTGAAGGCACTCAAAACCCTAAGCGGTCTGAACATGGGAGCTTTGATGGTGCTTTCTGCCAACGAAGACCTTAAAAACTACATCAATACAGGCGATATTTTAGATGCCGAACTTTCCGAGCGGCTCTTGGTTTCGGTGTTTTTCAAAAATAGCCCCCTTCACGACGGAGCGGCTATCCTGACAGAGGGCAAAATCAAGGCGGCACGTTGTATCTTACCCGTTTCGGAAAATGAAAAAATCCCTGCTAATTTAGGATTGCGACATAGGGCGGCGATTGGCATTTCCGAAGTAACCAACGCGCTGGTTTTGGTCGTATCCGAAGAAGCGGGGCAGATGTCGGCGGTGCATCGTGGTCAAATCAAGCACAATTTAGCCCTACCCCAACTTCGGGAGGAGCTAAATGAATACTTTGCCCATGCCGACGACGAGGTGGAAACTGTGAAATAG
- a CDS encoding NAD-dependent epimerase/dehydratase family protein: MKEEKILVIGANGQLGTELTKALQTAYKPSQVIATDIRPQSNPDADTCFEVLDVLDKEALTQTVRKHKITQIYHLAAILSAKGEENPILTWDINMKSLLHVLELARERQLDKVYYPSSIAVYGTKTPIPAPQWTVLNPSTVYGISKLAGEKWCDYYFQKYGLDVRSLRYPGLISHSAPPGGGTTDYAVDIFHKAVRQEPFACFLSENTRLPMMYMPDAIRATLELMHAPAEKITIHSSYNLGAIDFTPAEIAQAVKALIPEFEMHYQVNPLKQAIADSWADAIDDQVARQDWGWKPEYDLKSMVADMIANLKAKIALQA, translated from the coding sequence ATGAAAGAAGAAAAAATTTTAGTTATCGGTGCAAACGGGCAGTTAGGCACAGAACTCACCAAAGCCCTGCAAACGGCTTACAAGCCTTCACAGGTGATTGCCACCGATATTCGCCCCCAAAGCAATCCTGATGCCGATACTTGTTTCGAAGTCTTAGATGTTTTAGACAAAGAAGCCCTCACACAAACAGTTCGCAAGCATAAGATTACACAAATCTATCATCTGGCAGCGATTCTTTCTGCAAAAGGCGAAGAAAATCCGATTCTCACTTGGGACATCAATATGAAAAGCCTACTGCACGTCTTGGAATTGGCAAGAGAAAGGCAGCTCGATAAGGTCTATTACCCAAGCTCGATAGCCGTTTATGGTACAAAAACGCCTATTCCCGCGCCTCAATGGACGGTTCTAAACCCCTCTACGGTCTATGGCATCAGCAAATTGGCGGGTGAAAAATGGTGCGACTACTACTTTCAGAAATATGGCTTAGATGTGCGCTCACTACGCTATCCAGGGCTAATTAGCCATAGCGCACCCCCAGGGGGCGGCACTACCGACTACGCCGTTGATATTTTCCACAAGGCTGTCCGCCAAGAGCCTTTTGCCTGTTTTCTTTCAGAAAATACGCGCCTGCCGATGATGTACATGCCTGATGCCATTCGCGCCACTTTGGAACTCATGCATGCACCTGCGGAAAAAATCACGATTCATAGCAGCTATAATTTAGGGGCAATAGATTTTACGCCTGCCGAAATTGCACAAGCGGTCAAGGCACTTATTCCCGAATTTGAGATGCACTATCAAGTCAATCCGCTCAAACAAGCCATCGCCGATTCTTGGGCAGATGCCATAGACGACCAAGTGGCGCGTCAGGATTGGGGTTGGAAGCCAGAATACGACCTCAAAAGCATGGTAGCCGATATGATTGCCAACTTAAAAGCCAAAATAGCCCTGCAAGCCTAA